The stretch of DNA TAGTGCTGGAAGTTGGGTAAGTATGACTGATGTAAATAAGGTTGTAAAAGCTCATTGGCCAACCAATATTACACCTCCTGCTCCAGTAGATTATACAGTAGACACAAGTTATATTAGTAGTGCTAAAGTTTATGCATCAATAAAATTCTAATCGTTATTTTGCGGAAGAACCGGGTATTTCTAGAAATACCCGGTTCTTTATGTTATAATTAATATCAACTAATTAACAAAAACGGAAAAGGAGGAGGTATCTATATAAAAAAATTACCTGTTTGTCTAATAATGTTTTTCTTATTATCAGTTGCTACTCCAGCCTTTGCAGCAAACCTTCATGACTGCTATGTTGACATATCCAAAGAGGATCTCAAAGGTAGTATTATTATGTCTATGGGTAGCGACAAGGCTTTCGTTGACGGTGATGAAAAATCCGGGGTGAAACCTATTAGCGTATCGGGTCGAGTTTTGGTACCGGTTCGCTTTATCTCCGAAGCCTTAGGGGCTAAGGTAGGCTATAATGCAAAAACCGGCACAGTAAATATAGTAAAAGGCAAAAATACGATCACCCTTAAGCTTGGCAGTAAAAACATGTATGTTAATGATAATAAAATTACACTTGATGTTGCGGCAAGAACTTATAATAACATAACCTATTTACCTTTAAGGCCTATTGGGGAGGCATTAGGAAAAAAGGTGTCGTATAAAGCAGATCCTGATTGTGGTGGCGTAAAAATTAATCTTATTTTTATTTATGAGCCTAACGGCAAGGCGTTGGACGACGCCTATAAAAATCCTGGCTTCCCAAGTATGTGCTCCTTATTGTTTCAGGGTAAAAATATAATATATGGTGACCGCTTCTTTGGTATATATAAAGGAAATGACGGCCAGTTATATATTTGGGATAATTGGACTTATGACGGTAGTGATGAATTACTGAGTGATTTTGAGCAAAGTGTTAAAATTGGTTACAATGTACCTAACGAGGTTCCTACTTGGAATAAGACGCCTTATGGGGTTTATTTTATTTTTGAAAATATCGGTGCATTCAATTATTCTAGTGATATAGTGTATAAAATTGATGGGGAGAAGTTTCAGCGAATCTGTGAAGAACATGAAATTGCCGATATAAAGTTTATTGATAAATATGTTTATCTCATTACTCATTTCAACTTGGATGAAAAGGATTATAAAACTAATCTAAAGCGATATAGTATAGACACGCCCGAAAAAGCTGAATGTTTAGGCCCGACAGGATATTTTTATGGGTTTCAGTTAGACGGTTATATCGATAAAACTTGGGAAGTAAAAGAAGATGGAGTATATATTATAGGGTATTACCGTCTGCTAAACATACCGACTACTGATAAGAAGTCCAGTTATGCCAAATATAAGGTTAGCCTTACTGGCAATAGCCAAGAAAAGATCAGTGAAGCGGAATAAAATGTTTGGCTGGATATCTCCTAGCGAAGTTTATAGTTAAATAGCAAAAGCCGGCGATTATCCGAGTATTCTTTAGATAATCGCCGATTATCTTAATTAGATTCCCTTTTTCGCAACAAGATTCCTTTCTTGATTTATATTTTTTCCTTCGTTAATCTATATATTTCACTCCTTCGGCCACCTTTATCGCCGTGTCCTTTTCCGTCTGTGCCCGAATCATAAACATACGGTTATTCATTCCCCAGATGATTGTAACCAGGGAGTCTTTCACTACAAGCGTTCCCTCATACCCGTTGATACTTACTGTTTCAAAGACGAAAGTATTTTCCGTATCCAGCGCGGGCTTGCTGCCTTCGCTTAATTCCGTATAAGTGATAAACAAACCCTGCTGATTTTTAAATTCGATTTTTCTTAACAGTTTACCGTTGGAAATATCAATGATTTCATATCCGGCCGGTATATAGGTCGGGACATAAGCTTTGTGCCAGTTTATAGTTGAACTGCCACCGTCCGAACCGTTATCGTTATCCCTTAATTCAAAGGACGTATATTCCGGTTGGATATCCATCAAAAAATTCAATACCTTAGCTCTCAATGCTTCCACGCTCGCTACGGTGGTAAACAATAGAACAATCACAACCAGCATGGCTACAGCAAATCTGTTTAAGGCCTTTAGAATATGCCGCCTTCTGGCATAAGCCTGCGGCTTTTTTAAGTGAGCGTCCAGCTGCTGGCTAAACCTTTTGAATGCCTCCGCGGAAGGTAGGGACTCCGAGGCATTTTTCAGCTTTTCTTTTTCTTCCAGAAAAAGCTTTCCTTCTTTTTCCGCAGCGTCGTACATGATCAATTTGAACAAACTGTCTTCATATTCCTCATAAAGCTTTTTTCGAATTTTTTCCGGGTTGTTGTTCGGCATGCGTACTCATCTCCTTATCCATGAGTTTTTGGGCTTCTCTTCGGGCTCTTGTCAAATATTGCCGTACACTGCCGGGGGCTATCCCGAAAGTTTCTGCTATTTCCGCATCAGCCATTCCCAATATGTATTTAAAATACAATAGATCTTTCTGTTTTTCCGGAAGCCTTAATATGGCATTCCCCATCTCTTCTATTTCTTCCTTATGAATGATCCTATCTTCCATGATGTCTTCAAGGCTGGGAACCTTCTTGGCCAGATCCATATCTTCTCCATAATACGCATGCTTTTTCTGTACATCTCTGTGTTTTATAAAGTTGATTGCCACGCTCCTGGAAGTATAGACAACGTAAGCGGCTGTTTTGCAACTGTCTAGAGTTCGAATTAAAGATATCTTTTCAATTAACTTTATAAAAGTATCATTAATCAGGTCTTCCACATTGTCCTTATCATGGGTAATATTGTAAACGGTCTTCCGTACGAGACCATAATAATCTTGATACAAGTTCAGCATAAAAGCCTTATCATCTTCGCCTTCCATTGCGGCGATTATCATCATGATCACTTAAATCACACCCTTTGCCATTGATTATACAGGCATTTAGACGATAATTGGCGACAAAAACAAAAACATCTTGAGTAAGCTGAAGTGTGACTTGAAAAAAATTATAGAAAAAAATTTAGAAATGAATGTTGCAAATGTTTTTTTAGATTGTCTATATAGATAAGAAAGCTTTAAAGGAAAATATTGCATATCAAAAAATGATTATCACAATATCACCAGCTTGGACAAGACGTACTGCCTCTCCGCTTAAACAGGATGTTTCAGAATCATGGGGGAAATAGAAGTTAATTGGTTTTAATTAAAAGCTAATATGCTTTTGATTAAGATAAATAAAATCGAAGGGGGTGATTAGCTTGAAAATAAGAAGTCCAGATTCTGCCGTATCAATAGGAGCCAATACGGTGATGCAATCATACTTACAAGAATCTTCAGGAGTAAATAGCCCTCGGTGAACCTATAGATCGTAAACTATCGTTCACCAAGGGTGAGTACCCTTCCCTTGCAGGGCAAAGGAGCGAGCATAATTATTTTAGCCTGAAATCCCTACCTCTGTAAAGGAAGATTGAGGGAGAAGCTAGGAACCTGGTCATAAAGTCATAAAATAATTTAGCAACACAATATCTGGTTACATGAACTTTTAACGATACAAAATCTACTTAGCGATTTCTAAAAATATACTTTTTGACCAGGTTTCTAGCAGTGGTTTCCGAATGAGGGAGAATATTGATGAAAAAATTAATGGTTGTTTTTCAGTAAATTTATGGGGGGTGAGAATGGCGGTGTGAGATAGAAGCATTTAAAAGTGGTAAAAAGCTTCACAATTCATAAGAAAAAAATGAACTTAAGCTGAATAAACAATTAACTGTTGGAATCAAAGTCAATATCGTCAAAATTTAAATTCTATACGGGGAGGTTACAAATAATTGAAAGCAAAAAATTCATTTAAGATACTGAATATCACTTTATGTTTACTGTTGGCAATATCCATTATCCAGATATCCGTGTTTGTGGCACCGTCATCCGCTGTCTCCCAGGATGAGGAACTACAGCTGCAAGCAACCACTGAAGGAAAGGATGAACAACAATCCCCTGCCATGGTAGTGGAACAACTGGTTTATGAACTGGATAGTCAAAATTACGATGCCCTGATTAACCTTTGGATAAGCCAGGAGCAAGATGAGTTAAGACAGTTTTTTAGCAGCCCGGATGCAAAAGCAAAAGGTGAAGGTTTTCACAGTATTAAAGATGCCAAACTACTCAGCCTTAAACAATTACCTATTGAAGCCGGCACCGATTATGGTGCGGAAGCTACGGATTATATCAGTGAGTATGGGGATGCCTGCCTTTACTACGTTGCCCTTGATTTAAAGGTTAGAAATGAAAGTAAATACTTTATAAACGGGGCTAACTACTTATTAGTTCTGTTGGTTCCCGAAAGCGATCAGTGGAAAATAGCACTGATGCCAAAAGCTCCTGTAGGTGTACTGAACCAAGACGGGTTTGGTTTTGATGATGAAGCTGAAAAAAAGGCCATCAAAAGACAGAAGCATCTTGAAAAAACTGGTGAGGTTATAAACGAGAATGGTACTGTCATTGAAGATCTGGCCGCCTCGCCAGAGCAAAACCTAGAGGAAAAGGGCGGTAAAGATACTCTTCATATCTTTAAAGAAGATGCCGAGCTTAGCAAAAGCGATGCCTCGATTGCGGCAACAGACGACCATACCGTACCATCAACCATTAGAGTTTATCTTACGAACTCTGGTACTAATAAAAGCTTTGAATTCTACTACTACGTTAAGAACGTTCTTCCTAACGAATGGTATTCAAACTGGCCTGATAAATCGCTGCAAGCTGGGGCTTTAGCTGTAAAAATGTATGGATGGTATCGTGTTTACGTTCCGAAATATCCAGGGAAAGGTTATGATGTAAGGGATGATGACTCCGATCAGACGTTCAAAGTTAACAGTGAAGTAACTAGTTGCACTGCAGCGATTAATGCTGTTGGTGGCATTGGAGTAGATAGGAAAGACGGCAACCTTTTTGCTACCTTAGTGTGCAATTAAGTTATATAAAATTCAATCTACACCACCATAAAAACCAACGTATTCTTTAATTTTTTACTGGCTTGGCAAATTGAAAATATATGTTTTCTTTATATTTGGGTATTAATAATTTGTCTTCCTTTTCTATTTTTACTCCCACATTATTGCGTAACAAACTAACATAGCTTTTGTCTGCTTTTAATGCATCACTTAGAATATCGGGATCTCCTATAGCTTTGATAATAAAAGGACTACTATAATCACTGTTATTCACTTTAATCAGCATTCCATTTGCTTTTATTTTACTTGTAGAAATCAACCGTTCATCATTTACAGAAATAACTTCTGCTCCTGCGCGTTTAATTGGTTTACAAGTATTATAATGTCTTCATCGTGAACAATATAGCGCATATCATTTTTATTGGATTCATTATCTGTAAGTGTTATGCTAATACCTTTACCTTTAACATCTATTGCTCCTGAAAGTATTTGAATACTTTCAGAATTCTGTTCTGATGACGCTGCTGTTTCTGCGTTTGTGGATCCCATTATTATCCCAAATGTTACTATTAATAAAAACACTGATATTAGAACCATAAACCTTCGTGAATTTGGTTTAAATGTTAATGTCATACTATTATCTCTCCTCAATTTATATTTTCTAGATTGCTCTAAAATTTTCCTATATTATTTTTAGCAATTTCTAAAAATAATAAGTCTCTAATACCATTATTATATTTAGCAAAGAGCTTTTGCTATTTTGCAAAGAGCTTTTGCTATTTTGCAGTAACGTGCCTGATAATTACTTTTAATTGCACCATATTTTAATATAACAGTAAAGCCCGACTTTTTACTGTTATATTGCTAAAATATGTACTATATGTTTAGAAATATCAGTTTCGTTTACTATACTTTACACTACATCACGCAGATCCTCCATTTCCCCTCCTAAAATTTTTTCAAACTTGGGGGTAATTCATTCTACCGATTGAAAATCGCCAATAAAACTATTATAATGGAGTATCGCCAACGTTTTAGTTTTACTGAAATTTTTTTTCATAAATGAAAACCTCCCTTTATTGTACTTTCACTAATAAAAGATAACCAAGGAGGTCTTTTGCAACACTTATTTGATAAATTATTTATAAAATTAAAGTGTGATGAATTTATCGAGGAATTAGCTTCAAAATCACCTGCGCCTGGCGGAGGGAGTGCTCGGTAGGTTCTGGGCCTGGCTTTCGCCATTCCCAAAACCTACTATGCCGCAACAGATACAGCAAAACTCTTTTTCACCACTAATATACTTATAACATTAAAACCCCCCGGCACATAACCAGGGGGTTTGCTTAAAATTAATTCCGGCAACGACCTACTCTCCCAAGGACAAGCCCAAGTACCATCGGCCTTGAAGAGCTTAACTTCCGTGTTCGGGATGGGAACGGGTGTATCCTCTTCAGTATGGTCACCGGAAAACTTTATAAAATTGTCAGGAATCTAAAGCTAGTTTTTAGATACCTAGCACCTTGTCGTTAGCTTATTATTCCCTCAAAAATGCACAGCTTAGCAAGTTTATCACCAAGTAAAACAACCACCGAAAATCAGGTCAAGCCCTCGACCTATTAGTACCGGTCCGCTGCACACATTGCTGCGCTTGCACGCCCGGCCTATCTACCTGGTAGTCTACCAGGGGTCTTACTCCATTAACTGGATGGGAAACCTTATCTAGAGGGGGGCTTCGCGCTTAGATGCCTTCAGCGCTTATCCCGTCCGGATTTGGGTACCCAGCGCTACCGCTGGCGCGATAACTGGTACGCCAGTGATCCGTCCATCCCGGTCCTCTCGTACTAGGGACAGCTCCTCGCAAGTTTCCTGCGCCTGCGACGGATAGGGACCGAACTGTCTCACGACGTTCTGAACCCAGCTCACGTACCGCTTTAATGGGCGAACAGCCCAACCCTTGGGACCTACTACAGCCCCAGGATGCGATGAGCCGACATCGAGGTGCCAAACCTCCCCGTCGATGTGGACTCTTGGGGGAGATAAGCCTGTTATCCCCGGGGTAGCTTTTATCCGTTGAGCGACGGCTCTTCCACGCGAATGCCGCCGGATCACTAAGCCCGACTTTCGTCCCAGCTCGACTTGTTTGTCTCGCTGTCAAGCTCCCTTCTGCCTTTACACTCTGTGCGCGCGATTTCCAACCGCGCTGAGGGAACCTTTGGGCGCCTCCGTTACCTTTTGGGAGGCGACCGCCCCAGTCAAACTGCCCACCTGACACTGTCCATAGCCTTGATTCAAAGGCTCGTGTTAGAATTTCAATATCACAAGGGTGGTATCCCAACGGTGGCTCTGCCAAAACTGGCGCCCTGGCTTCTAACGCCTCCCACCTATCCTGTACATGCAATACCAAAATCCAATGTCAAGCTGCAGTAAAGCTCCACGGGGTCTTTCTGTCCTGTCGCAGGTAGCCGGCATCTTTACCGGCACTACAAGTTCGCCGAGTCCCTCGTTGAGACAGCGCCCAAATCGTTACGCCTTTCGTGCGGGTCGGAACTTACCCGACAAGGAATTTCGCTACCTTAGGACCGTTATAGTTACGGCCGCCGTTTACTGGGGCTTCGGTTTAAAGCTTCGCTTGCGCTAACCTCTCCCCTTAACCTTCCAGCACCGGGCAGGCGTCAGCTCCTATACGTCATCTTGCGATTTAGCAGGAACCTGTGTTTTTGGTAAACAGTCGCTTGGGCCTTTTCTCTGCGACCCCTTCATGCTCCAGTTGGATAACTTTCACACTAATGGGGTACCCCTTCTCCCGAAGTTACGGGGTCATTTTGCCGAGTTCCTTAACGAGGGTTTTCTCGCGCGCCTTAGGATTCTCACCCCACCTACCTGTGTCGGTTTGCGGTACGGGCACCTTATAGCCTCGTTAGAGGTTTTTCTTGACAGTTTGGGTGCAGCCACTTCGCTACTTATTTTCGCTCCCCATAACCTCTCAGGCTTTGTGCAGGCCGGTTTTACCTGGCCTA from Desulfoscipio gibsoniae DSM 7213 encodes:
- a CDS encoding cyclodeaminase/cyclohydrolase family protein, with product MQHLFDKLFIKLKCDEFIEELASKSPAPGGGSAR
- a CDS encoding RNA polymerase sigma factor; translated protein: MMIIAAMEGEDDKAFMLNLYQDYYGLVRKTVYNITHDKDNVEDLINDTFIKLIEKISLIRTLDSCKTAAYVVYTSRSVAINFIKHRDVQKKHAYYGEDMDLAKKVPSLEDIMEDRIIHKEEIEEMGNAILRLPEKQKDLLYFKYILGMADAEIAETFGIAPGSVRQYLTRARREAQKLMDKEMSTHAEQQPGKNSKKAL
- a CDS encoding copper amine oxidase N-terminal domain-containing protein, whose product is MSMGSDKAFVDGDEKSGVKPISVSGRVLVPVRFISEALGAKVGYNAKTGTVNIVKGKNTITLKLGSKNMYVNDNKITLDVAARTYNNITYLPLRPIGEALGKKVSYKADPDCGGVKINLIFIYEPNGKALDDAYKNPGFPSMCSLLFQGKNIIYGDRFFGIYKGNDGQLYIWDNWTYDGSDELLSDFEQSVKIGYNVPNEVPTWNKTPYGVYFIFENIGAFNYSSDIVYKIDGEKFQRICEEHEIADIKFIDKYVYLITHFNLDEKDYKTNLKRYSIDTPEKAECLGPTGYFYGFQLDGYIDKTWEVKEDGVYIIGYYRLLNIPTTDKKSSYAKYKVSLTGNSQEKISEAE
- a CDS encoding DUF4367 domain-containing protein, translated to MPNNNPEKIRKKLYEEYEDSLFKLIMYDAAEKEGKLFLEEKEKLKNASESLPSAEAFKRFSQQLDAHLKKPQAYARRRHILKALNRFAVAMLVVIVLLFTTVASVEALRAKVLNFLMDIQPEYTSFELRDNDNGSDGGSSTINWHKAYVPTYIPAGYEIIDISNGKLLRKIEFKNQQGLFITYTELSEGSKPALDTENTFVFETVSINGYEGTLVVKDSLVTIIWGMNNRMFMIRAQTEKDTAIKVAEGVKYID
- a CDS encoding SpoIID/LytB domain-containing protein; translation: MKAKNSFKILNITLCLLLAISIIQISVFVAPSSAVSQDEELQLQATTEGKDEQQSPAMVVEQLVYELDSQNYDALINLWISQEQDELRQFFSSPDAKAKGEGFHSIKDAKLLSLKQLPIEAGTDYGAEATDYISEYGDACLYYVALDLKVRNESKYFINGANYLLVLLVPESDQWKIALMPKAPVGVLNQDGFGFDDEAEKKAIKRQKHLEKTGEVINENGTVIEDLAASPEQNLEEKGGKDTLHIFKEDAELSKSDASIAATDDHTVPSTIRVYLTNSGTNKSFEFYYYVKNVLPNEWYSNWPDKSLQAGALAVKMYGWYRVYVPKYPGKGYDVRDDDSDQTFKVNSEVTSCTAAINAVGGIGVDRKDGNLFATLVCN